One genomic region from Pseudoduganella lutea encodes:
- the rpsU gene encoding 30S ribosomal protein S21, with protein sequence MTTIRLKENEPFEVAMRRFKRTIEKTGLLTELRAREFYEKPTAERKRKLAAAVKRHYKRIRSQQLPKKLY encoded by the coding sequence ATGACCACTATCCGCCTTAAAGAAAACGAGCCGTTCGAAGTTGCCATGCGCCGCTTCAAGCGCACCATTGAAAAAACCGGTCTGCTGACCGAACTGCGCGCACGCGAGTTCTACGAAAAGCCGACCGCTGAGCGCAAGCGCAAGCTGGCCGCTGCCGTGAAGCGTCACTACAAGCGCATCCGCAGCCAGCAACTGCCGAAGAAGCTGTACTAA
- a CDS encoding ligand-binding sensor domain-containing diguanylate cyclase, producing MRRYFSCLTLLALLALPWLPRTVYAAAPAPWSTLAHTSFIHHKAPSLGVGTALAQDRQGFIWLGTQTGLMRWDGFQFRRYQAAPGKSGSLPDSYILSLHVDSTGRLWIGTNSGGIARYDAAQDNFITVGVGKGGLSHVQVTSIAEDGKGGMWVGTGAGLERIDAAGVVHDAHSGAPQLDTMALSKGGIESLLRDRSGALWIGTKKGLWRRNADDQPAVPVHLQVEGPSQPTVSRLYQDSVGRIWIGTRANGAFMHNDARQGPVGLRESPAPSTLQNERIFSIVEKTAGVMWLGTEGGGIVEVDVERGRTRRIRHLAEIADSLIDDDVSALLRDHSGQIFAATMDGLSQHDPRTNGLITIRSLGSPAKLDVPSVLARPDGSVWFGVMTGKIEIVDPNLGVIGELAPATGTRTRGLPKSRILAMANGPGDTVFIATQHGVFHGTADGRDIRRIEIAGRPGESPAWSLAWHDGVLWLGGLDGVWGVKITPDGSTQVIRHEERALGDSRVTAILALADGSIWTGTMAGLARLDTRTNVVERVPLDRADQPNAPGHYVSSIIQDAKGRIWVSTFSSGIAVLERTDAQGRRWFRRFGTADGLPDNGVNALVQDAAGRIWISTDNGLAGIDAETFAIRKLGIADGLQVSAYWTGAGTRTPAGDVVFGGVSGVSVLRPAHLKRPGYRAAMAITQVSLGGRTVTSVPSNGGAGMPLQIAPHERERGIALEFSALDFAPPGYRHYAYRLDGFDRDWIETDAVPPRASYTNLPPGKYTLELRGTAEGGGEALLRVPVVALPAWYQQDWVRVLGGLGVLLLLVLLTQARTSLLRRKKRELEAIIAGRTAELRATQARLEEMAYGDTLTGLPNRRLFNDTLRRMTAQAARGGQPFALLLVDLDHFKSVNDTLGHDAGDALLVTAAERLRSVVREGDLVARLGGDEFAILLAPGYEPGVVRDICERIVAAMATPVIHGTHTIQISASVGVAGYAKEQNSAEQLYKCADIALYQSKEAGRNTWSSYATQESTR from the coding sequence TTGAGACGATACTTCAGCTGCCTGACCCTGCTTGCCCTGCTGGCACTGCCCTGGCTGCCCCGGACCGTCTACGCGGCAGCACCCGCGCCGTGGTCCACGCTGGCCCATACGTCGTTCATCCACCACAAGGCGCCATCGCTGGGTGTGGGCACCGCCCTGGCGCAGGACCGGCAGGGATTCATCTGGCTCGGCACGCAGACGGGCCTGATGCGCTGGGATGGCTTTCAGTTCCGACGCTACCAGGCAGCGCCGGGAAAATCCGGCTCGCTGCCGGACAGTTATATTCTCAGCCTGCACGTCGACAGTACCGGGCGCCTGTGGATCGGCACCAATAGCGGCGGCATTGCGCGCTACGATGCCGCGCAGGACAACTTCATCACCGTAGGTGTGGGGAAGGGCGGCCTGAGCCACGTCCAAGTGACCTCGATCGCCGAGGATGGCAAAGGCGGCATGTGGGTTGGCACCGGCGCGGGGCTGGAACGCATCGATGCGGCCGGCGTGGTGCATGACGCGCACAGTGGTGCTCCACAGCTCGACACCATGGCCTTGTCCAAGGGCGGCATCGAATCACTGCTGCGCGATCGCAGTGGAGCGCTGTGGATCGGCACGAAAAAAGGGTTGTGGCGGCGTAACGCGGATGACCAGCCGGCGGTGCCGGTGCACCTGCAGGTCGAAGGCCCCAGCCAGCCGACAGTCAGCAGGCTTTACCAGGACAGCGTTGGCAGGATCTGGATCGGCACGCGTGCCAACGGCGCTTTCATGCACAACGATGCACGCCAGGGCCCGGTCGGGCTGCGCGAGTCGCCGGCACCATCCACATTGCAGAACGAGCGCATTTTCTCCATCGTGGAGAAGACCGCCGGCGTGATGTGGCTGGGAACCGAAGGCGGTGGCATCGTCGAGGTCGACGTCGAGCGCGGGCGTACGCGCCGCATCAGGCACCTTGCGGAAATTGCCGACAGCCTGATCGATGATGACGTCAGTGCGTTGTTGCGCGACCACAGCGGGCAGATATTTGCCGCCACGATGGATGGCCTCAGCCAGCACGATCCGCGCACCAACGGCCTCATCACGATCCGTTCGCTGGGAAGCCCCGCAAAGCTCGACGTGCCGAGCGTGCTGGCCCGGCCGGATGGCAGCGTGTGGTTCGGCGTCATGACGGGAAAGATCGAGATCGTCGACCCGAACCTTGGTGTGATCGGGGAACTGGCGCCGGCGACCGGCACGCGCACCAGGGGGTTGCCGAAAAGCCGCATCCTGGCGATGGCCAACGGGCCCGGCGACACGGTATTCATCGCCACCCAGCACGGTGTGTTTCACGGCACGGCAGACGGTCGCGACATCCGGCGCATCGAAATAGCCGGGCGCCCCGGCGAAAGTCCGGCCTGGAGCCTGGCCTGGCACGACGGCGTGCTGTGGTTGGGCGGGCTGGACGGCGTATGGGGTGTGAAGATAACGCCGGACGGATCGACGCAAGTCATTCGCCATGAGGAACGTGCGCTGGGCGACTCCCGTGTCACGGCGATCCTGGCACTGGCCGATGGCAGCATCTGGACCGGTACCATGGCGGGCCTGGCCCGGCTGGACACCAGGACCAACGTGGTGGAGCGGGTGCCGCTCGATCGCGCCGATCAGCCGAACGCGCCGGGCCACTATGTATCGTCGATCATCCAGGACGCCAAAGGGCGCATCTGGGTTTCCACTTTCTCCTCCGGCATCGCCGTGCTGGAGCGCACGGATGCGCAGGGGCGGCGCTGGTTCCGCCGCTTCGGTACCGCTGATGGTCTTCCCGACAACGGCGTAAACGCCCTGGTGCAGGATGCCGCCGGCCGGATCTGGATCAGCACCGACAACGGCCTCGCGGGGATCGATGCGGAGACGTTCGCCATACGAAAACTCGGCATTGCGGATGGCCTGCAGGTCTCGGCGTACTGGACCGGCGCGGGAACGCGCACACCCGCCGGGGACGTCGTGTTCGGCGGCGTCTCCGGCGTGAGCGTGCTGCGGCCGGCGCACCTGAAGCGGCCCGGCTATCGGGCTGCCATGGCCATCACGCAAGTGTCGCTGGGCGGAAGGACCGTGACTTCGGTGCCGTCGAACGGCGGCGCCGGCATGCCGCTGCAGATCGCGCCGCACGAGCGCGAGCGCGGCATCGCGCTGGAGTTCTCCGCACTCGATTTCGCGCCGCCCGGCTACCGCCACTATGCCTACAGGCTCGATGGCTTCGACCGGGACTGGATCGAAACGGATGCGGTGCCACCCCGCGCAAGCTACACCAACCTGCCACCGGGGAAATACACGCTCGAACTGCGCGGCACGGCCGAAGGCGGTGGGGAGGCCCTGCTGCGCGTTCCTGTCGTCGCGCTGCCCGCCTGGTATCAGCAAGACTGGGTGCGTGTCCTGGGCGGCCTGGGTGTGCTGCTCCTGCTCGTGCTGCTGACGCAGGCCCGTACCTCGCTGCTGCGCCGGAAAAAACGCGAACTGGAAGCCATCATCGCCGGCCGTACGGCCGAGTTGCGGGCCACCCAGGCCCGGCTAGAGGAAATGGCCTATGGCGACACGCTGACGGGCCTGCCGAACCGGCGCCTGTTCAACGATACGCTGCGCCGCATGACCGCGCAGGCGGCACGGGGCGGCCAGCCGTTCGCCCTGCTGCTGGTCGACCTCGATCATTTCAAGTCGGTCAACGACACGCTGGGGCACGATGCCGGCGATGCGCTGCTCGTCACCGCCGCGGAGCGCCTCCGATCGGTCGTGCGGGAAGGCGACCTCGTTGCGCGCCTGGGTGGCGACGAGTTCGCGATCCTGCTGGCGCCGGGTTACGAACCCGGGGTCGTGCGCGATATCTGCGAGCGGATCGTGGCCGCCATGGCCACGCCGGTCATCCATGGCACGCACACCATACAGATCAGCGCAAGCGTTGGCGTGGCAGGCTATGCAAAGGAGCAGAACAGCGCGGAGCAGCTCTACAAATGCGCCGATATCGCGCTCTACCAATCCAAGGAAGCCGGGCGCAATACCTGGTCGTCCTATGCCACCCAGGAGTCCACGCGGTAG
- the dnaG gene encoding DNA primase: MIPQSFISDLLNRVDIVDVVGRYVQLKKGGANFQGLCPFHNEKSPSFTVSPTKQFYHCFGCQAHGTAIGFLIEYSGMGFVDAVKDLAQSVGMIVPEADDKIPPAQRAQMQAQSLALSEAMTLAADFYKAQLRTAPAAIAYLKGRGLTGEIAARFALGYAPEGWDNLRAVFPQYDAPVLAEAGLVIDKVDDEGRHIKRYDRFRERVMFPIRNTKGQVIAFGGRIMEQGEPKYLNSPETPLFSKGSELYGLFEARQAIRDAGYVLVTEGYMDVVALAQMGFPQAVATLGTACTTVHVQKLLRQTDNVVFSFDGDRAGRKAARRALEACLPYAADEKTIKFLFLPSEHDPDSYIREFGAEGFEQQVQEAMPLSQFLLREAAGEHDLGEPEGRARVQFDAKPMLQAMAPSALRLQIVRGLASMTQSTPGEIEALFELSKPVAASRRAPPKSKRQEPVGLELKIIRAIVTHPSLALQLDESALEAFRQFGPEQCEHLAHLVVTAQSLGENATFAGLAQQLKEEGEEYDAIIGEIAAAPEPEIDAERLWLRATVRQLKQDVLKAELNQLFSAGLPAEELSVRYRELTARQEMLSREEQSEFAAR, translated from the coding sequence GTGATTCCACAATCCTTCATTTCCGACCTGCTAAACCGCGTCGACATCGTTGACGTGGTCGGGCGCTACGTCCAGCTGAAAAAAGGCGGCGCCAATTTCCAGGGCCTGTGCCCGTTCCACAACGAGAAGTCCCCCAGCTTTACCGTCAGCCCCACCAAGCAGTTCTATCACTGCTTCGGTTGCCAGGCGCATGGCACGGCGATCGGCTTCCTGATCGAGTATTCCGGCATGGGCTTCGTCGATGCCGTGAAGGACCTGGCGCAAAGCGTGGGCATGATTGTGCCCGAGGCGGATGACAAGATCCCGCCCGCCCAGCGTGCCCAGATGCAGGCGCAAAGCCTGGCGCTGTCCGAGGCGATGACGCTGGCCGCCGATTTCTACAAGGCCCAGTTGCGCACGGCGCCGGCCGCCATCGCCTACTTGAAGGGGCGCGGCCTGACGGGCGAAATCGCGGCCCGCTTTGCGCTCGGTTACGCGCCCGAAGGCTGGGACAACCTTCGCGCCGTGTTTCCCCAATACGATGCACCCGTGCTGGCCGAAGCCGGCCTCGTCATCGACAAGGTCGACGACGAAGGCCGCCACATCAAGCGCTACGACCGGTTCCGCGAGCGCGTGATGTTCCCGATCCGCAATACCAAAGGGCAGGTGATCGCCTTTGGTGGGCGCATCATGGAACAGGGTGAGCCAAAGTACTTGAATTCTCCGGAAACGCCTTTATTTTCAAAGGGTTCGGAATTGTATGGCTTGTTCGAGGCGCGCCAGGCGATCCGCGATGCGGGCTATGTGCTGGTAACCGAGGGCTATATGGACGTCGTGGCGCTGGCCCAGATGGGTTTCCCGCAGGCGGTGGCCACGCTGGGTACCGCGTGCACGACGGTTCATGTGCAAAAGCTGTTGCGTCAAACCGACAACGTGGTCTTCAGTTTCGATGGCGACCGTGCTGGCCGCAAGGCGGCGCGGCGCGCGCTGGAAGCCTGCCTGCCGTACGCGGCCGACGAAAAGACGATCAAGTTCCTGTTCCTGCCGTCGGAACACGATCCGGACAGTTATATCCGCGAGTTCGGCGCCGAAGGGTTCGAGCAGCAGGTGCAGGAAGCCATGCCGCTGTCGCAATTCCTGTTGCGCGAGGCGGCAGGCGAGCATGACCTGGGTGAACCGGAAGGCCGTGCCCGCGTGCAGTTCGACGCAAAGCCGATGTTGCAGGCCATGGCGCCCTCGGCATTGCGCCTGCAGATCGTGCGCGGCCTGGCGTCGATGACGCAGAGCACGCCGGGCGAGATCGAAGCGCTGTTCGAGCTGTCGAAGCCGGTGGCCGCAAGCCGCCGCGCACCGCCGAAGAGCAAGCGGCAGGAGCCAGTGGGGCTGGAGCTGAAGATCATTCGCGCCATCGTCACGCACCCGTCCCTCGCGCTGCAACTGGACGAGTCGGCACTGGAAGCATTCCGCCAGTTCGGGCCGGAACAGTGCGAACACCTGGCGCACCTGGTGGTGACAGCGCAGTCGCTGGGCGAAAACGCCACGTTTGCCGGGCTGGCCCAGCAGTTGAAGGAAGAGGGTGAGGAATACGACGCGATCATCGGGGAAATTGCCGCCGCGCCGGAACCTGAAATCGACGCGGAGCGCCTGTGGCTGCGCGCCACGGTACGCCAGTTGAAGCAGGATGTCTTGAAGGCGGAGTTGAACCAGCTGTTTTCCGCCGGTTTGCCCGCAGAGGAATTGAGCGTGCGATATCGGGAACTGACGGCACGGCAGGAAATGTTATCCCGCGAAGAGCAGTCCGAGTTCGCCGCCCGGTAA
- a CDS encoding NAD(P)/FAD-dependent oxidoreductase, whose protein sequence is MAEQFDVVVIGAGAAGMMCAAAAGQRGKRVVLVDHAEKLAEKIRISGGGRCNFTNINAGPANFLSENPHFAKSALSRYTPQDFLALVKKYRIAHHEKHRGQLFCDDSAEQIIDMLKAECNSGNVRWRMPATVQGVAREGERFLVQTSAGLINAASVVIATGGLSIPKIGATDFGYRIARQFDLAIVEPRPALVPLTFDAQQWQPFVPLAGVSLEVDVETGTLKGRKATGARFREDLLFTHRGLSGPAILQISSFWQPGTPITINLLPELDVAATLIEGKGTIKKHLGNVLAQWLPARLADGLLQAHGFNADARLADLPDAQLRRLGQAINAWTITPNGSEGYRKAEVTRGGVDTKELSQQTMMANKVPGLYFIGESVDVTGWLGGYNFQWAWASGMAAGLSV, encoded by the coding sequence ATGGCGGAACAGTTTGACGTGGTAGTGATCGGCGCGGGCGCGGCCGGAATGATGTGCGCAGCGGCGGCGGGGCAGCGCGGCAAGCGCGTCGTGCTGGTCGACCATGCGGAAAAGCTGGCCGAGAAGATCCGTATTTCCGGTGGCGGTCGTTGCAATTTCACCAATATCAACGCCGGGCCGGCCAATTTTCTTTCCGAAAACCCGCATTTCGCCAAGAGCGCGCTGTCGCGCTACACGCCGCAGGATTTCCTCGCGCTGGTGAAGAAATACCGCATCGCGCACCACGAAAAGCACAGAGGCCAGCTGTTCTGCGATGATTCCGCCGAGCAGATCATCGACATGCTGAAAGCCGAGTGCAATAGCGGCAATGTGCGCTGGCGCATGCCGGCCACCGTGCAAGGCGTGGCGCGGGAAGGCGAGCGCTTCCTCGTCCAGACCAGTGCCGGCCTTATCAACGCGGCATCCGTCGTGATCGCCACCGGCGGCCTGTCGATCCCGAAGATCGGCGCCACCGATTTCGGCTACCGGATCGCCCGGCAGTTCGACCTGGCGATCGTCGAGCCCCGCCCGGCACTCGTGCCGCTGACGTTCGATGCCCAGCAATGGCAACCGTTCGTGCCGCTGGCCGGCGTGTCGCTGGAAGTCGATGTCGAAACCGGCACGCTGAAGGGCCGCAAGGCCACGGGCGCGCGGTTCCGCGAAGACCTGCTGTTCACGCACCGCGGCCTGTCCGGCCCGGCCATCCTGCAGATTTCCAGCTTCTGGCAACCGGGCACGCCGATCACGATCAACCTGCTGCCGGAACTCGATGTGGCCGCCACGCTGATCGAAGGGAAGGGCACCATCAAGAAACACCTGGGTAACGTGCTGGCGCAATGGCTGCCGGCGCGCCTGGCCGATGGCTTGCTGCAGGCGCACGGCTTCAATGCCGATGCGCGCCTGGCCGACTTGCCGGATGCCCAGTTGCGCCGCCTCGGCCAGGCCATCAACGCCTGGACCATCACGCCCAACGGTTCCGAAGGCTACCGCAAGGCCGAGGTCACGCGCGGCGGCGTCGATACGAAAGAGCTGTCGCAGCAAACGATGATGGCCAACAAGGTGCCCGGCCTGTATTTCATCGGCGAATCCGTCGACGTGACGGGGTGGCTGGGAGGCTACAACTTCCAGTGGGCCTGGGCCTCGGGGATGGCCGCCGGTTTATCGGTCTGA
- the rpoD gene encoding RNA polymerase sigma factor RpoD, translated as MPAKKPETNAAAKPSKVTAKAAKTADKSEISTEAGADPRTAAAPPAVSQTTDAATLAAIDTSGYVLPSVKVPGRRGRKPKEFQPENEEVAALNAVERAELKAVDKAKAKDRKAKEKALLKDAFSSDTEATEEELERRRQKLKTLIKFGKERGFLTYAEINDHLPDNIVDPEAIEGIIGTFNDMGIAVYEHAPDAETLLLSDNVATVTSDDEAEAAAEAALSTVDSDFGRTTDPVRMYMREMGSVELLTREGEIEIAKRIEDGLKDMIQAISACPVTIAEIIATSDRIRHDEIKIDEIVDGLVDENEDAPAPATPPAAASDEDDDEEEEEEEEAEEEEEGGAASAAAGYSAEQLENLKNNALAKFDEIANQFDKMRKAFEKEGYSSKSYVRAQDAISNELLGIRFTAKVVEKLCDTLRGQVDEVRHIEKQILDVAVNKCGMPRAHFIKVFPGNETNLEWVDGEVAAGHAYSAILGRNIPTIKELQQRLIDLQARVVLPLPDLRNINRQMAAGEMKARKAKREMTEANLRLVISIAKKYTNRGLQFLDLIQEGNIGLMKAVDKFEYRRGYKFSTYATWWIRQAITRSIADQARTIRIPVHMIETINKMNRISRQILQETGAEPDPATLAIKMEMPEDKIRKIMKIAKEPISMETPIGDDDDSHLGDFIEDNNTLAPSDAALHASMRGVVKDVLDSLTPREAKVLRMRFGIEMSTDHTLEEVGKQFDVTRERIRQIEAKALRKLRHPSRSDKLKSFLEGN; from the coding sequence GTGCCAGCAAAGAAACCTGAAACCAACGCGGCTGCAAAGCCCAGCAAAGTGACCGCCAAGGCAGCCAAGACGGCCGACAAGTCCGAGATCAGCACGGAAGCCGGTGCGGATCCGCGCACGGCTGCGGCCCCCCCGGCGGTGAGCCAGACCACGGACGCGGCAACCCTCGCGGCGATCGACACGTCCGGCTATGTGCTCCCGTCCGTGAAGGTGCCGGGCCGGCGTGGCCGCAAGCCGAAGGAATTCCAGCCCGAGAACGAGGAGGTCGCCGCGCTGAACGCCGTCGAGCGCGCCGAACTGAAGGCCGTGGACAAGGCGAAGGCCAAGGACCGCAAGGCCAAGGAAAAGGCGTTGCTCAAGGATGCGTTCTCGTCGGATACGGAAGCCACCGAGGAAGAACTCGAGCGCCGCCGCCAGAAGCTGAAAACACTGATCAAGTTCGGCAAGGAGCGTGGCTTCCTCACGTATGCCGAGATCAACGACCACCTGCCGGACAATATCGTCGACCCGGAAGCGATCGAAGGCATCATCGGCACGTTCAACGACATGGGCATTGCCGTGTACGAACACGCGCCCGATGCGGAAACGCTGCTGCTGTCCGATAACGTTGCCACGGTCACGAGCGACGACGAGGCGGAAGCCGCGGCCGAGGCCGCGCTGTCCACCGTCGACTCCGACTTCGGCCGCACGACCGACCCGGTGCGCATGTACATGCGCGAAATGGGTTCCGTCGAGCTGCTCACGCGCGAAGGCGAGATCGAGATCGCGAAACGCATCGAGGATGGCCTGAAGGACATGATCCAGGCCATCTCCGCCTGCCCGGTCACGATCGCCGAAATCATCGCCACGTCCGACCGCATCCGCCACGACGAGATCAAGATCGACGAGATCGTCGATGGCCTCGTCGATGAAAACGAGGATGCGCCGGCGCCGGCGACACCGCCAGCCGCGGCGTCCGACGAGGATGACGACGAAGAGGAAGAGGAAGAAGAGGAAGCCGAGGAAGAGGAAGAGGGTGGCGCCGCCAGTGCGGCGGCGGGCTACTCGGCCGAACAGCTCGAGAACCTGAAGAACAATGCCCTGGCCAAGTTCGACGAGATCGCCAACCAGTTCGACAAGATGCGCAAGGCCTTCGAGAAGGAAGGCTACAGCTCGAAGTCCTACGTGAGAGCGCAGGACGCGATCTCGAACGAACTGCTGGGCATCCGCTTCACGGCCAAGGTCGTGGAAAAGCTGTGCGACACGCTGCGCGGCCAGGTCGATGAAGTGCGCCATATCGAGAAGCAGATCCTCGACGTGGCCGTGAACAAGTGCGGCATGCCGCGTGCCCACTTCATCAAGGTCTTCCCCGGCAACGAAACGAACCTGGAGTGGGTCGACGGCGAAGTGGCCGCCGGCCATGCGTACAGCGCGATCCTGGGCCGCAACATCCCCACGATCAAGGAACTGCAGCAACGCCTGATCGATCTACAGGCCCGCGTCGTGCTGCCCCTGCCGGACCTGCGCAACATCAACCGCCAGATGGCGGCCGGTGAAATGAAGGCGCGCAAGGCCAAGCGCGAAATGACGGAAGCGAACTTGCGTCTCGTGATCTCGATCGCGAAGAAGTACACGAACCGCGGCCTGCAATTCCTGGATCTGATCCAGGAAGGCAACATCGGCCTGATGAAGGCCGTGGACAAGTTCGAGTACCGCCGCGGCTACAAGTTCTCCACGTATGCCACGTGGTGGATCCGCCAGGCCATCACGCGCTCGATCGCCGACCAGGCTCGCACGATCCGCATCCCCGTGCACATGATCGAAACGATCAACAAGATGAACCGGATCAGCCGCCAGATCCTGCAGGAAACCGGTGCCGAGCCCGATCCGGCCACGCTGGCGATCAAGATGGAAATGCCGGAAGACAAGATCCGCAAGATCATGAAGATCGCCAAGGAACCGATTTCGATGGAAACGCCGATCGGCGACGACGACGATTCCCACCTGGGCGACTTCATCGAGGACAACAACACCCTCGCGCCATCGGATGCGGCCCTGCACGCTTCCATGCGCGGCGTGGTGAAGGATGTGCTCGATTCGCTGACCCCGCGCGAAGCCAAAGTGTTGCGCATGCGCTTCGGTATCGAAATGTCGACCGACCATACACTCGAAGAAGTGGGCAAGCAGTTCGACGTGACCCGCGAGCGCATCCGGCAGATCGAAGCCAAGGCGCTGCGCAAGCTGCGGCACCCGTCTCGGTCCGACAAGCTGAAGAGCTTCCTGGAAGGGAATTGA
- a CDS encoding GatB/YqeY domain-containing protein, with protein sequence MSLKAQITDDMKAAMRAKEAGKLATIRLILADIKRKEVDEQIELNDTQVLAVVEKMIKQRKDSITQFEAGGRADLADIEKAELVVLAAYMPAGLSDAEIAAEVKAAVAESGAAGPQDMGKVMAILKPKLAGRADMTAVSGLVKKALTGA encoded by the coding sequence ATGAGCCTGAAAGCCCAGATCACCGATGACATGAAAGCCGCAATGCGCGCCAAGGAAGCCGGCAAGCTGGCCACGATCCGCCTGATCCTGGCCGACATCAAGCGCAAGGAAGTCGATGAACAGATCGAGCTGAACGATACCCAGGTGCTGGCCGTCGTTGAAAAGATGATCAAGCAGCGCAAGGATTCGATCACGCAATTCGAGGCGGGCGGCCGTGCCGACCTGGCCGATATTGAAAAAGCCGAATTGGTCGTGCTGGCCGCCTACATGCCCGCCGGCCTGTCGGACGCCGAGATCGCCGCCGAAGTGAAAGCGGCCGTGGCCGAATCCGGCGCCGCGGGCCCGCAGGACATGGGCAAGGTCATGGCCATCCTGAAGCCGAAGCTGGCCGGCCGTGCCGACATGACCGCCGTCTCCGGCCTCGTCAAGAAAGCGTTGACGGGCGCCTGA